A single Cucumis melo cultivar AY chromosome 4, USDA_Cmelo_AY_1.0, whole genome shotgun sequence DNA region contains:
- the LOC103486586 gene encoding tyrosine-protein phosphatase RLPH2-like — protein MSHSDLIPAKTRVVCCIGDVHGYITKLQNLWSNLESSIHPSDFNSALIIFLGDYCDRGSNTREVIDFLVNLPSRYPNQKHVFLAGNHDFAFAAFLGILPPPADGSPFSDTWTQFEESEEREGWFRGEGYENMHVQGRRWAGKITVKTNLAKGTDYQGSIYDAGPTFESYGVPHGSADLVKAVPDEHKKFLSNMAWVHEEDGVCLETVDGIEHYKLIAVHAGLERGKDVQEQLNSLKAKDTKVPKIECLSGRKNVWDIPKELSEKPTMVVSGHHGKLHIDGLRLIIDEGGGLKDRPVAAVVLPSMKIVRDTDNMKQ, from the exons ATGTCGCATTCCGATTTAATTCCAGCTAAAACTAGAGTAGTCTGCTGCATCGGCGACGTCCATGGATACATCACCAAGCTTCAAAACTTATGGTCCAACCTCGAGTCCTCAATCCACCCATCGGATTTCAATTCCGCCCTCATAATCTTCTTGGGCGATTACTGCGACAGGGGATCAAATACCCGAGAAGTGATTGATTTCTTGGTCAATTTACCTTCCAGATACCCAAACCAGAAGCACGTCTTCCTCGCCGGTAATCACGATTTCGCTTTCGCCGCTTTCCTTGGAATTTTGCCTCCTCCCGCCGATGGGTCGCCGTTTTCGGATACGTGGACGCAGTTCGAGGAGAGCGAAGAGCGAGAAGGGTGGTTCAGAGGTGAGGGGTATGAGAATATGCATGTGCAAGGGAGGAGATGGGCTGGGAAGATTACGGTCAAAACCAATTTGGCTAAAGGGACTGATTATCAGGGTTCCATTTATGACGCTGGACCAACATTTGAGTCCTATGGTGTTCCTCATGGTTCTGCTG ATTTGGTCAAGGCAGTGCCTGATGAGCACAAGAAGTTCCTTTCCAATATGGCTTGGGTACATGAAGAG GATGGTGTCTGTTTGGAGACAGTGGACGGCATCGAACACTATAAATTGATTGCTGTCCATGCTGGTTTAGAGAGAGGGAAAGATGTTCAAGAGCAGCTGAATTCTTTGAAAGCCAAAGACACCAAAGTGCCCAAGATAGAATGCTTAAGCGGGAGGAAAAATGTCTGGGATATTCCAAAA GAACTATCTGAGAAGCCAACAATGGTTGTAAGTGGACACCATGGAAAACTTCATATAGATGGCTTAAGACTCATCATTGATGAAGGTGGCGGACTGAAAGATAGGCCTGTAGCTGCTGTTGTGCTTCCCTCCATGAAAATTGTGCGTGATACTGATAACATGAAACAGTAA